The following proteins are co-located in the Paenibacillus sp. FSL H8-0079 genome:
- the thrC gene encoding threonine synthase, with the protein MRYQGLLQTYREHLPVNENTPLLTLQEGNTPLIHAENLSEELGLNLYFKYEGLNPTGSFKDRGMVMAVAKALEEGSRTIMCASTGNTSAAAAAYAARGGLNCIVLIPNNNIALGKLAQAMIYGAKVIAINGNFDRALEIVREITAKHPITLVNSVNPFRIEGQKTAAFEVIEQLGEAPDVLAIPVGNAGNISAYWKGFKEYKEAGKSNTLPRMVGFEAEGAMAIVKGEPILEPETVATAIRIGNPASWKTAVAAAEESGGQINYVTDEQILTAYRTLASREGIFAEPASAASLAGVYKLKSEGYFKGGETVVCVLTGNGLKDPNIAIKTVATEPLVVEDTEEAVMAAIAQLEQQSV; encoded by the coding sequence ATGAGATATCAAGGACTTTTGCAAACGTACAGAGAGCACCTTCCGGTTAATGAAAATACACCCCTGCTTACGCTTCAGGAAGGAAACACACCGTTGATTCATGCAGAGAATCTGTCTGAGGAACTCGGTTTGAACCTCTATTTCAAATACGAAGGCTTGAACCCTACGGGTTCTTTCAAAGACCGCGGCATGGTTATGGCTGTTGCCAAAGCACTGGAAGAGGGCAGTCGCACGATCATGTGTGCATCCACAGGTAATACGTCAGCAGCTGCAGCGGCCTATGCCGCACGTGGTGGTCTCAATTGTATCGTGCTGATCCCGAATAACAACATTGCACTGGGTAAACTGGCCCAAGCCATGATCTATGGAGCTAAAGTGATTGCGATCAATGGTAACTTTGACCGTGCACTGGAGATTGTGCGTGAGATTACAGCCAAACATCCGATCACACTTGTAAACTCCGTGAATCCATTCCGGATTGAAGGACAGAAGACAGCGGCGTTTGAAGTGATTGAACAACTTGGCGAAGCACCGGATGTTCTGGCTATTCCAGTCGGTAATGCGGGTAATATCTCGGCTTATTGGAAAGGTTTCAAAGAATATAAAGAGGCAGGCAAATCCAACACGCTGCCACGCATGGTTGGTTTCGAAGCTGAAGGTGCGATGGCTATTGTCAAAGGCGAACCGATCCTTGAACCTGAAACGGTGGCAACAGCGATTCGAATTGGTAATCCGGCAAGCTGGAAAACAGCAGTAGCTGCAGCTGAGGAATCTGGCGGACAGATTAACTATGTAACTGATGAACAAATCCTGACGGCGTATCGTACACTTGCTTCTCGTGAAGGGATTTTTGCAGAACCTGCTTCTGCCGCTTCCCTTGCCGGTGTATACAAACTGAAGAGTGAAGGGTACTTTAAAGGCGGAGAGACTGTCGTTTGTGTGCTCACTGGTAATGGCCTGAAAGATCCTAATATTGCGATCAAAACAGTAGCGACTGAGCCACTTGTTGTTGAAGATACGGAAGAAGCAGTAATGGCGGCCATTGCACAACTGGAGCAGCAATCTGTATGA
- a CDS encoding BofC C-terminal domain-containing protein, giving the protein MNTFNFRKQFKRRWRRWKRTLWMTAALLVVTILAYSGLPISSTIERLLTTNFSEATSVMGPVTQETRSEQEIQALVEQLDADPDHLTSVVLETQYICGVETEQLGKMARPQLKMLLAQHPEWDANVGTSDELHLKQRVDDLSPLCKQQAYISIDAVGNLNLYEGKPAEEKVIRTFFQLDVGTLESSLPEGVLEQLQQGIRIQDKDEYDSVISTFSDYAVDEDHHLIRNGG; this is encoded by the coding sequence GTGAACACGTTTAACTTCAGGAAACAATTCAAGAGACGCTGGCGACGGTGGAAACGAACATTATGGATGACCGCGGCTTTACTTGTAGTTACCATATTGGCTTATAGCGGTTTGCCTATCTCATCTACGATTGAACGTTTGCTCACGACTAATTTCAGTGAGGCAACCAGTGTGATGGGACCTGTTACGCAGGAAACAAGATCTGAACAGGAGATTCAGGCGTTAGTAGAGCAACTTGATGCTGATCCGGATCATTTAACGAGTGTAGTTTTGGAAACACAGTACATCTGCGGAGTGGAGACAGAGCAGTTAGGCAAGATGGCTAGACCACAGTTGAAGATGCTGCTGGCTCAACATCCGGAATGGGATGCTAACGTTGGCACATCCGATGAGCTGCATCTGAAGCAACGTGTAGATGACCTTTCACCGCTCTGTAAACAGCAGGCGTATATCAGCATAGATGCTGTAGGTAATCTTAATTTGTATGAGGGTAAGCCAGCAGAAGAGAAGGTCATTCGTACATTCTTTCAATTGGATGTTGGGACGTTGGAGAGTTCTTTGCCTGAAGGCGTACTGGAGCAATTGCAGCAGGGCATTCGAATTCAGGATAAGGATGAGTATGATAGCGTAATCTCTACGTTCAGTGACTATGCAGTGGATGAAGACCATCATCTAATCCGCAATGGAGGGTAG
- the thrB gene encoding homoserine kinase translates to MSLREKVTVKIPASTANLGPGFDTLGMALSLYAWLEMKPAEQTTFHLHGNHLTGLPTDKSNLIYEVAQMVFNEAGVSVPELEISMYSDIPLTRGLGSSASAIVGALAAANALIGAPLSDAKLLDMATSLEKHPDNVGASLYGGIITAAWNGQQVDHIRIEPHQDLQALVIVPEFQLSTSKARNVIPEQFGMSDVVHNISRSSLLVAALASGRLDMIQKAMSDRIHQPYRASLVPGMAEILEHAVDHGALGAALSGAGPTVLTLVDRHDTRKAELEQYLLNTMEREGITASALWLDPDLDGVTLLPDQDERPFLDRIKGEVNA, encoded by the coding sequence ATGAGTTTGCGTGAAAAGGTAACCGTAAAAATACCTGCAAGCACAGCCAATCTCGGTCCAGGGTTTGATACCCTGGGCATGGCATTGTCTTTGTATGCCTGGTTGGAAATGAAACCTGCCGAGCAGACGACATTTCATCTTCATGGCAATCATTTGACAGGCCTGCCAACAGATAAATCGAATTTGATATACGAAGTTGCACAGATGGTATTCAATGAAGCTGGGGTGTCTGTACCTGAATTGGAGATTTCCATGTATTCCGATATTCCGCTTACGCGGGGACTCGGGAGCAGTGCATCAGCCATCGTTGGTGCACTGGCGGCAGCGAATGCATTAATTGGCGCTCCTTTATCGGATGCCAAGCTCCTGGATATGGCCACATCCCTTGAGAAGCATCCTGATAATGTGGGAGCATCTCTGTATGGCGGTATTATTACGGCTGCATGGAATGGTCAACAGGTAGATCATATACGTATTGAACCACACCAGGATTTGCAGGCTTTGGTTATTGTACCTGAATTCCAGCTGTCTACTTCAAAAGCAAGGAATGTGATTCCAGAGCAATTTGGCATGTCTGATGTGGTGCATAACATTAGCAGATCCTCACTGCTCGTTGCCGCTTTGGCAAGTGGACGACTGGACATGATTCAGAAGGCGATGTCAGATCGAATTCACCAACCATATCGGGCATCATTGGTGCCAGGCATGGCTGAGATATTGGAACATGCCGTCGATCATGGAGCGTTGGGAGCTGCCCTGAGCGGAGCTGGACCGACCGTGTTGACTTTGGTAGATCGTCATGACACCCGCAAAGCGGAATTGGAACAATATTTGCTGAACACCATGGAGCGGGAGGGCATAACTGCTTCTGCACTGTGGCTCGATCCGGATTTGGACGGTGTAACCTTGCTACCTGATCAAGACGAACGTCCTTTTTTGGACAGAATCAAAGGGGAAGTTAATGCATGA
- the pheA gene encoding prephenate dehydratase, with protein sequence MKRIAVLPEGSVSHEAIDFLFNGEPLDLLHFKLISDVFRATDSGNAQYSVIPIENTIEGSVSLHMDWLVNEVDIPMQAEWVYPSIQNVIGHGSEFKTESGEYDFSRITKIMSHPVAIPQCQNFIRLHSPGADLEGVNSTAEAVEIVKKNPGKGWVAIGTKLAAQKHGLDIMAERVTDHDNNYTRFVLIGHEPVNIPREPDHVKTSLLVTLPEDAPGALHQVLSAFAWRKLNLTRLESRPTKKRLGSYYFYIDVVETVDSILLTAAMAEIEALNCQVRVLGSYPCYTYPSR encoded by the coding sequence ATGAAACGAATTGCAGTATTACCTGAAGGCTCCGTTTCTCATGAAGCGATTGATTTCTTGTTTAACGGTGAACCGTTAGATTTGCTTCACTTCAAGCTGATTTCGGATGTTTTTCGAGCAACGGATAGTGGGAATGCACAATACAGTGTTATTCCGATTGAGAATACCATTGAAGGCTCCGTTAGTCTTCATATGGACTGGCTTGTGAATGAAGTGGATATTCCGATGCAAGCAGAGTGGGTATACCCATCCATCCAGAATGTGATTGGACATGGCTCGGAATTTAAGACAGAGAGTGGCGAGTATGATTTCAGTAGAATTACTAAGATCATGTCCCATCCTGTGGCTATTCCGCAGTGTCAGAATTTTATTCGGCTGCATTCGCCTGGGGCAGACCTTGAAGGTGTGAACAGTACAGCCGAAGCTGTAGAAATTGTGAAAAAGAATCCGGGTAAGGGCTGGGTGGCGATCGGTACAAAGCTTGCTGCTCAGAAGCATGGCCTGGACATTATGGCTGAACGAGTTACAGATCATGACAACAACTATACCCGTTTTGTGCTCATCGGCCATGAACCTGTGAACATTCCGCGTGAACCGGATCATGTAAAAACCAGCTTGCTGGTGACGTTGCCAGAAGATGCACCGGGTGCGTTGCATCAGGTATTGTCGGCTTTTGCCTGGCGGAAGCTGAACCTGACCCGTCTCGAGTCTCGTCCAACGAAGAAACGATTGGGCAGTTACTATTTTTACATTGATGTTGTGGAAACGGTCGATTCGATTTTGCTGACCGCAGCCATGGCCGAGATTGAGGCATTGAATTGTCAGGTGCGTGTTCTTGGTAGCTATCCTTGTTATACATATCCTTCGAGGTAA
- the ruvA gene encoding Holliday junction branch migration protein RuvA, whose amino-acid sequence MIDFLRGQFIHVENDYIVLDVHGVGYRVFCPNPFAFAKQEGEITVYTHHHVREDAMLLFGFVTRDEQRLFRKLIEVSGIGPKVALGILAGGTPEHVVTAIYQENLTFLTKLPGIGKKTAQRMILDLKDKLDSFGTAAYATGLFAPPSEESGSGSAWDEAREGLKALGYTDSELDKVWLKMKKDVTTADSVDVLMKKALQMLFTG is encoded by the coding sequence ATGATTGATTTTCTAAGAGGACAGTTCATTCATGTAGAGAATGATTATATTGTGCTGGATGTTCATGGTGTGGGGTATCGCGTATTCTGTCCGAACCCATTTGCGTTTGCGAAGCAAGAAGGCGAAATTACGGTGTACACTCACCATCATGTGCGTGAGGATGCGATGTTGCTGTTTGGATTTGTTACACGAGATGAACAGCGTTTGTTCCGTAAACTGATTGAAGTATCTGGTATCGGTCCAAAAGTAGCGCTGGGCATACTCGCTGGTGGTACACCAGAACATGTGGTTACGGCGATTTACCAGGAGAATCTTACGTTCTTGACCAAATTGCCAGGCATTGGCAAGAAGACTGCACAACGCATGATCCTGGATCTCAAGGATAAGCTGGATAGTTTTGGCACGGCAGCTTATGCAACAGGTTTGTTCGCTCCTCCATCGGAAGAGTCAGGAAGTGGTTCAGCCTGGGATGAGGCACGTGAAGGTCTCAAGGCACTTGGGTATACTGACAGTGAGCTTGATAAAGTATGGCTCAAAATGAAAAAGGATGTTACTACAGCGGATTCCGTTGATGTGTTGATGAAAAAGGCGCTGCAAATGCTGTTTACGGGATAA
- the ilvE gene encoding branched-chain-amino-acid transaminase produces MAEQWIYLDGQYVTKENATVSVYDHGFLYGDGIFEGIRIYNGNIFRCKAHLDRLYDSAKSISLNIPLSIDEMLEVMAETVRRNDMRNGYIRLIVSRGPGNLGLDPLRCPKASVIIIVEQLAIYPEEAYLTGLKAVSVSQRRNIPDALNPKIKSLNYLNNILVKIQSNYSGAGEAIMLNSQGYVTEGSSDNIFIIKNGVVYTPPCYLGALEGITRQAIIDLCGELELELKEVPFTLHDVYIADEVFFTGTAAEVIAAYEVDGRTIGTGVAGPVTLRLLEAFRQIVDKDGYKVWES; encoded by the coding sequence GTGGCAGAACAATGGATCTATTTGGATGGTCAGTATGTGACCAAGGAGAACGCAACCGTTTCGGTATATGATCATGGATTTTTGTATGGAGACGGGATTTTCGAAGGTATTCGGATTTATAACGGAAACATTTTCAGATGTAAGGCCCACTTGGATCGTTTGTATGATTCGGCGAAATCCATCAGTTTGAACATCCCGCTGTCCATTGATGAGATGCTGGAAGTCATGGCTGAAACGGTACGCCGCAATGATATGCGTAATGGTTACATTCGTCTTATTGTATCGCGCGGCCCTGGTAATCTGGGCTTGGACCCGTTACGTTGCCCTAAGGCATCTGTGATCATCATCGTGGAACAATTGGCGATCTATCCGGAGGAAGCGTATCTTACTGGATTGAAAGCAGTGTCTGTATCCCAACGCCGGAACATTCCGGACGCATTGAATCCGAAAATTAAATCATTGAACTATCTGAATAACATCCTGGTTAAAATCCAGTCTAACTATTCAGGTGCTGGTGAAGCGATTATGCTGAACTCCCAAGGTTACGTTACTGAGGGTTCAAGTGATAACATCTTCATCATCAAAAATGGTGTAGTGTACACGCCGCCTTGTTATCTCGGAGCACTTGAAGGAATTACACGTCAAGCGATTATCGATCTATGTGGCGAACTGGAGCTTGAATTAAAAGAAGTGCCATTCACCCTGCATGATGTGTATATCGCAGACGAAGTCTTTTTCACCGGGACAGCTGCAGAAGTTATCGCTGCATATGAAGTCGATGGAAGAACAATTGGTACGGGTGTAGCAGGTCCGGTAACGCTGAGACTGCTGGAAGCATTCCGTCAGATTGTTGACAAAGATGGCTATAAAGTGTGGGAATCTTAA
- a CDS encoding SpoIID/LytB domain-containing protein yields the protein MGKAIRTKKWSRRLKVLAAALLTVGCLQVPAYAAGNDGQTIRVAMFANLGSTYKSTTPLITLESTGQWSIQSESGANVSLPAGQVRFSADGFRVKVLETADFKAASAAAKLLQATADKPLLFTTSLNGNAIYQLYTGNYATEALAGQAVTRIQKVAAAQLAGQKPAVTGSKRLSAGTYGSIQEAEAAQANLLSTGVSAYPVLQLSGGSQAYAVWVGEASTDAELSTLKKSVEAKAPGVSLSPVNNSAGLIIRQDAGLSTDALKTAPHYTIAGTDSKALVQGNSNGIKVVERSERTYRGDMEISIVSGDLALVNVVPLEQYLYSVVGAEVYSSWPAEALKVQAVAARSYALQQGERFKIANVVDTTLSQAYNGIGSENDKVTSAVDATAGEVVKSGGKIIEAVFSSNAGGQTAHPSEVWNGGAGVFTNVVSSGDTSAQAGLHTWYHVMLSSGVSGYIREDNIKELTTKTNAGLAKVTVTAQNTNVRAIPLIQSTVEPVAKMNPGNEAVVLAKVAQSNDYAWVRGPFTSAQLVKSLQGKTTASVPASISTLEVTKRGPSGRALEVTANGQAMTVKYADTYRSALGGLPSTLFDIAGTGSYTVLGADGKTASKTGSNGASVLSSSGTGTSSGNALVVMSGDGQARAVTQGQTYMFIGHGNGHGLGLSQWGAKGMADEGYDYQAILKHYYQNATIVKE from the coding sequence GTGGGAAAAGCAATACGAACGAAGAAGTGGAGTCGTCGATTGAAGGTACTGGCGGCAGCTCTTTTGACAGTGGGTTGTCTGCAAGTGCCTGCGTATGCAGCAGGAAATGATGGACAGACGATCCGGGTAGCCATGTTTGCGAATCTGGGTAGTACGTATAAATCAACTACACCACTCATTACGCTTGAATCGACGGGACAATGGAGCATTCAATCGGAGAGTGGCGCAAATGTAAGCCTTCCGGCAGGACAAGTCCGTTTCAGTGCAGATGGATTCCGAGTGAAGGTGTTGGAAACAGCGGACTTTAAGGCAGCATCTGCAGCAGCAAAATTGTTGCAGGCAACCGCGGATAAGCCGTTGCTGTTCACAACCTCTTTGAATGGAAATGCGATCTACCAGCTCTACACTGGTAACTATGCAACGGAGGCACTTGCTGGACAAGCTGTTACACGGATACAAAAGGTAGCAGCAGCTCAATTGGCTGGTCAAAAGCCAGCTGTAACGGGAAGTAAACGCCTGTCTGCTGGAACCTATGGTTCGATTCAGGAAGCAGAGGCAGCTCAAGCCAACCTTTTATCAACAGGAGTTAGTGCCTATCCAGTCCTTCAACTAAGTGGGGGAAGTCAAGCATATGCAGTATGGGTGGGTGAAGCTTCAACGGATGCGGAATTATCCACATTGAAGAAAAGTGTGGAAGCCAAAGCTCCGGGGGTAAGTCTTTCACCTGTCAACAATAGCGCAGGGCTCATCATCCGTCAGGATGCAGGATTAAGTACGGATGCACTGAAAACAGCTCCGCATTACACCATTGCAGGTACTGATTCCAAAGCATTGGTACAAGGAAATAGCAATGGTATCAAAGTGGTGGAGCGTTCCGAGCGAACGTATCGTGGAGATATGGAAATCAGCATCGTGAGCGGTGATCTGGCGTTGGTCAACGTCGTTCCACTGGAGCAATACCTGTACTCTGTCGTAGGGGCAGAGGTGTATTCCTCCTGGCCTGCTGAGGCTCTGAAAGTCCAAGCCGTAGCTGCTCGATCCTACGCGCTTCAACAGGGTGAACGTTTCAAAATAGCGAATGTCGTGGATACGACGCTCAGCCAAGCCTATAACGGGATTGGTTCGGAGAATGATAAAGTAACCAGCGCAGTAGATGCAACGGCTGGAGAAGTGGTCAAGAGCGGTGGTAAAATCATCGAAGCTGTGTTCTCCTCCAACGCGGGCGGACAGACGGCTCATCCTTCCGAGGTATGGAACGGCGGAGCAGGTGTGTTCACCAATGTGGTTAGCTCAGGGGATACATCGGCCCAGGCAGGATTACATACGTGGTACCATGTGATGCTCAGTTCAGGCGTTAGCGGGTACATTCGTGAGGATAACATCAAAGAATTAACGACAAAGACCAATGCGGGACTGGCCAAAGTGACGGTAACGGCTCAGAATACCAATGTGCGTGCCATTCCGTTAATTCAATCCACCGTTGAACCTGTAGCCAAAATGAATCCAGGTAACGAAGCTGTTGTACTGGCAAAAGTGGCTCAATCCAACGACTATGCCTGGGTGAGAGGACCTTTCACGTCAGCTCAGTTGGTTAAATCTCTTCAGGGTAAAACAACAGCATCTGTTCCTGCTTCAATCTCAACCTTGGAAGTAACCAAGCGTGGACCTTCCGGAAGAGCACTTGAAGTCACTGCCAACGGACAGGCTATGACGGTGAAATATGCAGATACCTACCGCTCTGCGTTGGGTGGATTACCGAGCACTTTATTTGATATTGCAGGGACCGGAAGTTATACTGTATTAGGCGCTGACGGCAAAACAGCCAGTAAAACCGGCTCAAATGGGGCCTCTGTATTGTCTTCCTCTGGTACAGGAACGTCATCCGGTAATGCACTTGTGGTTATGAGTGGTGATGGTCAAGCGAGAGCTGTAACGCAGGGTCAGACCTACATGTTCATCGGTCATGGTAATGGCCACGGATTGGGCTTGTCCCAATGGGGAGCCAAAGGTATGGCAGATGAAGGGTATGATTACCAGGCAATATTGAAACACTATTATCAAAATGCGACTATTGTTAAGGAATGA
- the ruvB gene encoding Holliday junction branch migration DNA helicase RuvB, which translates to MDDRIISANLMMEDQNVELSLRPRYLNEYIGQNQVKENLKIYIEAAKFRNEALDHVLLYGPPGLGKTTLANIIANELGVNLRTTSGPAIERPGDLAALLTNLQEGDVLFIDEIHRLHRTVEEVMYPAMEDSALDIMIGKGPSARSVRLDLPPFTLIGATTRAGLLSAPLRDRFGVISRLEFYTVDELAYIVSRSTEILGVEIVGDAAEEIALRSRGTPRIANRLLKRVRDFAQVRGDGIITQTLAEEALQRLQIDPRGLDDIDHKMLKSMINSFRGGPVGLDTIAATIGEESQTIEDVYEPYLLQIGMIQRTPRGRIVTDLAYHHLGLPVPPRDGK; encoded by the coding sequence ATGGATGATCGGATTATTTCCGCGAACCTGATGATGGAGGACCAGAATGTTGAGTTGAGCCTTCGTCCCCGGTATCTGAACGAATATATCGGGCAGAATCAGGTGAAGGAAAATTTAAAGATATATATTGAAGCTGCCAAATTTCGTAATGAGGCATTGGATCACGTTTTGTTATATGGACCACCTGGACTTGGTAAAACAACACTTGCCAATATCATTGCCAACGAATTGGGCGTTAATTTACGAACTACGTCAGGCCCGGCCATTGAACGCCCGGGTGATCTGGCAGCATTGTTAACCAATCTGCAGGAAGGCGATGTCCTGTTTATTGATGAGATTCATCGTTTGCATCGTACGGTTGAAGAAGTCATGTACCCCGCTATGGAAGATTCCGCATTGGACATTATGATTGGTAAAGGTCCAAGTGCACGTTCCGTTCGGTTGGATCTGCCGCCATTCACTCTGATTGGGGCTACAACGCGCGCTGGCTTGCTGTCTGCGCCACTTCGAGACCGATTTGGTGTTATCAGTCGCTTGGAATTCTATACGGTTGATGAGCTGGCTTACATCGTCTCACGCTCTACAGAAATTTTGGGTGTGGAGATTGTGGGAGATGCTGCGGAAGAGATTGCATTGCGCTCACGTGGGACACCGAGGATAGCGAACCGTTTGTTAAAACGAGTACGTGACTTTGCACAGGTACGTGGTGATGGAATTATAACGCAGACACTGGCAGAAGAAGCGCTGCAACGTCTCCAGATCGATCCACGTGGCTTGGATGACATTGATCATAAGATGCTCAAATCTATGATCAACAGCTTCCGGGGGGGGCCCGTAGGATTGGATACAATTGCTGCTACAATCGGTGAAGAAAGTCAGACGATCGAGGATGTCTATGAACCGTATCTGCTTCAGATTGGTATGATTCAGCGTACACCAAGGGGCAGGATCGTAACAGATCTCGCCTATCATCACTTGGGTCTTCCTGTTCCACCAAGAGATGGGAAATAA
- a CDS encoding LysM peptidoglycan-binding domain-containing protein, translated as MKIHMVKKGDTLYLLSQKYNVALDKLIAANPQITNPDKLDIGMKVKIPAEPVTPKPEGVLHSHKVQQGDSLWKLSQAWGVPLKDMINANPQLKNPNALLVGETVYIPSMHAQGNITSNSGASNIAAHEKLSPEGKEYTGVKEPEPPAPVVPTPPAPVAEVPVPVPVPAPPPANPVKPNVKPELEALPQLPELPEVKPEKETHKKEEVKPEVHVKPVAESKKYTMPNLSPEIMPLPVMPNTKSPVEVAPATKKPCGCGNKLHHAPAEHPYVQIPVPVQEVYGVQQDMYTAGASNNAPFPGIPEISPYSGSDLPNSPWTGAEQSHNHNNVVPNLSPEMQNNSFPISPAAHVNSPFPSYVAPSHMNHQPPFISPYSMLPYPPCGCGSHTHVPQYTYPSHGYQDPAWNMYGPSYGMPPEMSTSTMPNQPIEYAYQNPYPTQNMVPPSPLGAFGELYPPQGQSKGGKKGGRDDANLSQVALEEVGADSEAKSKQAGNKPAAAKRRTTKAPLKNKSKVTVSGKTSREGATTSNQRKSNKKRRNPWIQN; from the coding sequence GTGAAAATACACATGGTGAAAAAAGGCGACACATTATATCTGCTGTCCCAAAAATACAATGTAGCGCTGGACAAATTGATCGCGGCTAATCCGCAAATCACAAATCCCGACAAGCTGGATATTGGCATGAAGGTCAAAATCCCTGCAGAGCCAGTAACACCGAAACCGGAAGGCGTGCTGCACAGTCACAAGGTTCAGCAAGGAGATTCGTTATGGAAGTTGTCACAAGCCTGGGGAGTTCCTTTAAAAGATATGATCAATGCCAATCCACAGTTGAAAAATCCGAACGCTCTGCTGGTGGGGGAGACTGTTTATATTCCATCCATGCACGCACAAGGAAACATCACATCTAATTCGGGTGCCAGCAACATTGCTGCGCATGAAAAATTGTCGCCTGAAGGTAAGGAATACACAGGAGTCAAAGAACCGGAACCACCGGCGCCAGTTGTACCAACTCCTCCTGCTCCAGTAGCTGAGGTTCCAGTTCCAGTTCCAGTGCCTGCTCCACCACCAGCCAATCCGGTAAAGCCAAATGTGAAACCTGAACTGGAGGCACTGCCACAGTTGCCTGAGCTTCCTGAAGTGAAGCCTGAAAAGGAAACGCACAAAAAAGAAGAGGTTAAACCTGAAGTTCATGTAAAACCTGTAGCAGAATCCAAGAAATACACAATGCCCAATCTTTCGCCTGAAATTATGCCTTTGCCTGTAATGCCTAATACAAAGTCTCCAGTTGAGGTTGCACCAGCGACGAAAAAACCTTGTGGTTGTGGTAATAAGTTACATCATGCGCCAGCGGAGCACCCTTATGTTCAAATCCCCGTTCCTGTACAAGAGGTGTATGGTGTTCAACAAGACATGTACACGGCAGGAGCGAGCAACAATGCACCGTTTCCAGGGATTCCGGAAATTAGTCCTTATAGTGGCAGTGATCTGCCGAACAGTCCGTGGACTGGGGCGGAGCAGAGCCATAATCACAACAACGTTGTGCCGAATTTGTCCCCAGAAATGCAAAACAACTCATTTCCAATATCGCCAGCTGCCCATGTGAATAGTCCATTCCCATCGTATGTCGCACCTAGTCATATGAATCATCAGCCGCCTTTTATATCCCCATATTCGATGCTTCCTTACCCTCCATGCGGATGTGGTTCACATACACATGTGCCTCAGTATACTTATCCTTCACATGGTTATCAGGATCCGGCTTGGAATATGTATGGTCCTTCGTACGGTATGCCGCCTGAAATGTCCACATCAACGATGCCAAACCAGCCTATCGAGTATGCTTATCAAAATCCGTACCCAACCCAAAACATGGTTCCGCCGTCCCCGCTTGGTGCTTTTGGTGAATTGTACCCTCCACAAGGCCAAAGTAAGGGTGGTAAAAAAGGGGGCCGTGACGACGCTAACTTAAGTCAGGTAGCGCTTGAAGAGGTTGGAGCGGATTCGGAGGCGAAGTCCAAGCAAGCCGGGAATAAGCCGGCAGCTGCGAAACGCAGAACAACCAAGGCTCCTCTGAAGAATAAATCCAAGGTGACCGTGTCTGGGAAAACATCCAGAGAAGGAGCGACTACCTCCAACCAACGGAAATCAAACAAAAAGCGTCGTAATCCATGGATACAAAACTAA
- the ruvC gene encoding crossover junction endodeoxyribonuclease RuvC: protein MRFLGIDPGIAIVGFGFVDKIGSKVVPVQYGCIQTEAHTPEEERLLHVYEGMVQLIDKYKPDAVALEKLFFNRNVTTAMSVSQARGVMVLAAAQKGLPIAEYTPMQIKQAVVGYGKAEKKQVQEMVKMFLRLQVVPKPDDVADALAVAVCHAHSYTLNSKLNEVLRK, encoded by the coding sequence TTGCGTTTTTTGGGAATTGACCCGGGGATTGCGATTGTTGGTTTTGGTTTTGTGGATAAAATCGGCAGTAAGGTGGTACCCGTACAATATGGATGTATTCAGACGGAAGCTCATACCCCTGAAGAGGAACGGCTGCTTCACGTATATGAAGGTATGGTGCAATTGATTGATAAATACAAACCGGACGCAGTAGCGCTGGAGAAACTTTTTTTCAATCGGAACGTTACAACAGCGATGTCTGTCAGTCAGGCCAGAGGAGTTATGGTACTCGCTGCCGCGCAGAAGGGTTTACCTATTGCAGAGTATACGCCAATGCAGATCAAGCAGGCCGTTGTTGGGTACGGTAAAGCAGAGAAGAAGCAAGTACAGGAGATGGTCAAAATGTTCTTGCGTCTTCAGGTCGTTCCTAAACCGGATGACGTAGCGGATGCATTGGCTGTAGCTGTGTGCCACGCACACTCTTATACATTAAATTCCAAGTTGAATGAGGTATTGCGAAAATGA